From one Trueperella pyogenes genomic stretch:
- a CDS encoding BMP family lipoprotein, protein MRNFKKFAAIAAAAALALSACSNGASGDKGTKSGEAKSDFKACLVSDAGGWDDHSFNESAKKGLDEAVKEYGIKFNTAESKNDNDFAPNTKAMVDDGCNLVIGVGFKLNSATATEANNNKDLKFALVDSVFTDKDFKPLKLENGRPLLFNTQEAAYLAGYVAAGMTKTGKVGTFGGMSIPSVTIFMDGFVDGVKAYNEAKGKDVKVLGWDKATQVGDFTQTFDDVQLGKSHAQQMIDQGADIIMPVAGPVGAGAAQAAKATGKAVIIGVDSDWYEAYADYKDIVLTSVQKGIAASVKDTIKSVIDNKFSADPYIGTIANGGVSLSPFHDFDSKVPADLKKEVKDLEAKIKSGELKVESPSANK, encoded by the coding sequence GTGAGGAATTTCAAGAAGTTCGCAGCTATTGCCGCTGCAGCAGCTCTTGCACTCAGCGCATGTTCCAACGGTGCCAGCGGTGACAAGGGCACTAAGAGCGGCGAAGCTAAGAGCGACTTCAAGGCGTGCCTCGTTTCCGATGCTGGCGGCTGGGACGACCACTCGTTTAACGAGTCCGCCAAGAAGGGTCTTGATGAGGCGGTAAAGGAATACGGCATCAAGTTCAATACTGCTGAGTCCAAGAACGACAACGATTTTGCGCCGAACACTAAGGCCATGGTCGACGACGGCTGTAACCTTGTGATCGGCGTGGGCTTTAAGCTCAACTCCGCCACTGCAACCGAGGCCAATAACAACAAGGATCTCAAGTTCGCCCTCGTCGATTCCGTCTTCACCGACAAGGACTTCAAGCCGCTTAAGCTGGAGAACGGACGCCCGCTCCTGTTCAACACTCAGGAAGCAGCCTACCTCGCAGGCTACGTGGCTGCAGGCATGACCAAGACCGGCAAGGTCGGCACCTTCGGCGGCATGTCCATCCCGTCGGTGACCATCTTCATGGACGGTTTCGTGGACGGTGTGAAGGCCTACAACGAGGCCAAGGGCAAGGACGTGAAGGTGCTCGGCTGGGACAAGGCCACCCAGGTTGGTGACTTTACCCAGACCTTCGACGACGTCCAGCTGGGCAAGAGCCACGCTCAGCAGATGATCGATCAGGGCGCCGACATCATCATGCCGGTCGCCGGCCCGGTCGGCGCAGGCGCTGCCCAGGCCGCGAAGGCCACCGGAAAGGCCGTCATCATCGGCGTTGACTCGGATTGGTACGAGGCCTACGCAGATTACAAGGACATCGTCTTGACCTCCGTCCAGAAGGGCATCGCCGCTTCGGTCAAGGACACCATCAAGTCCGTGATCGACAATAAGTTCTCGGCAGATCCGTACATCGGAACCATCGCCAACGGCGGTGTCTCGCTCTCGCCATTCCACGATTTCGATTCGAAGGTGCCTGCCGACCTGAAGAAGGAAGTCAAGGATCTCGAAGCGAAGATCAAGTCCGGCGAGCTGAAGGTTGAATCGCCGTCGGCAAACAAGTAA
- the glyA gene encoding serine hydroxymethyltransferase translates to MTDLLNQSLLELDPDIAKVLEDELGRQREQLEMIASENFVPRAVLQAQGSVLTNKYAEGYPGRRYYGGCEFVDVAESLAIERAKGVFGADYVNVQPHSGAQANAAIYHALLQPGDTVLGLELAHGGHLTHGMKINFSGKNYNAVAYGVSPETYLIDMADVRAKALEHKPKMIIAGWSAYPRHLDFQAFREIADEVGAYLWVDMAHFAGLVAAGLHPNPVPFADVVTTTIHKTIGGPRSGMILSRDAERFGRKLNSAVFPGQQGGPLMHVIAAKAVALKIAATEEFKDRQRRTLEGAKILAERLAKADVADKGISVVSGGTDVHLVLVDLRDAELNGREGEDLLHEVGITINRNSVPFDPRPATVTSGLRIGTPALATRGFGAEQFREVAEVIAIALRDGNDADIPALRARTAKLAADFPLYEGLDQFA, encoded by the coding sequence ATGACCGACCTACTAAATCAATCGCTACTTGAGCTCGATCCCGATATTGCGAAGGTACTCGAAGACGAACTAGGCCGCCAGCGTGAGCAGCTGGAGATGATCGCGTCTGAGAATTTCGTGCCCCGCGCTGTCTTACAAGCGCAGGGTTCGGTGCTGACCAACAAGTACGCGGAGGGCTATCCGGGCAGGCGATACTACGGCGGATGCGAGTTCGTCGACGTCGCTGAGTCACTTGCCATCGAGCGCGCGAAGGGCGTCTTTGGCGCAGACTACGTCAATGTCCAGCCGCATTCGGGTGCCCAGGCGAATGCTGCGATTTACCACGCTCTCCTGCAGCCGGGAGATACCGTTCTCGGCCTCGAGCTAGCCCACGGTGGCCACCTCACCCACGGTATGAAGATCAACTTCTCGGGCAAGAATTACAACGCGGTGGCCTACGGAGTTTCGCCAGAAACCTACCTTATCGATATGGCCGACGTGCGTGCCAAGGCACTCGAGCACAAGCCGAAGATGATCATCGCTGGCTGGTCTGCGTACCCGCGTCACCTCGACTTCCAGGCCTTCCGCGAGATCGCCGACGAGGTGGGTGCGTACCTGTGGGTGGACATGGCTCATTTCGCCGGGCTGGTCGCCGCCGGTCTGCACCCCAACCCTGTGCCGTTTGCCGACGTCGTCACCACCACCATTCACAAGACGATCGGCGGGCCACGTTCGGGAATGATCCTCTCGCGCGACGCCGAACGCTTCGGGCGCAAGCTGAACTCGGCCGTTTTCCCTGGCCAGCAGGGCGGGCCGCTGATGCATGTCATCGCGGCGAAGGCCGTGGCCTTGAAGATCGCGGCCACGGAGGAGTTCAAGGACCGCCAGCGCCGCACCCTTGAGGGCGCCAAGATTCTCGCCGAGCGCTTGGCGAAAGCGGATGTCGCGGACAAAGGCATCTCGGTGGTCTCGGGCGGCACGGATGTGCACCTCGTCCTCGTTGACCTGCGCGACGCCGAGCTGAACGGCAGGGAGGGCGAGGATCTGCTCCACGAGGTCGGCATCACGATAAACCGCAACTCCGTTCCCTTCGATCCCCGCCCGGCGACCGTCACGTCCGGCCTGCGCATCGGCACCCCGGCGCTCGCCACGCGCGGTTTTGGTGCCGAGCAGTTCCGCGAGGTCGCCGAGGTGATTGCCATCGCTCTGCGCGACGGTAACGACGCCGACATCCCGGCCCTGCGCGCACGCACCGCGAAGCTTGCCGCGGATTTCCCACTTTACGAAGGTTTGGATCAGTTCGCATGA
- a CDS encoding YihY/virulence factor BrkB family protein: protein MAQTLEIREKEDTASAAVKKTMDVLAWVMNLRIVRAFQRYGMVRGAYLSGGIAYSALFAIAGALTIGLTVFSYTLGGNAQLREGLFTSIDSALPGILMTADNPNGLLDPDNLIVDDPFNITTLVALLVFLWSSIALMGGLGMSIQSMFGIVALPRNPLVAKLIDLSGFIVLCLGVLTTTILVSITRLFSDWLFGFLGITGSVGTFFVTVGSYGVAFIIDAAVVIYLIRVMSGVRAPAKDLLIGGVVAAIGSGLLRYLGTAAVGSVANNPLLAGFAAIATILLWINFLARLLLVAACVTANPPAPTGPTPSQLAHLEESPNYVTESEPETKQWAHDPRSGIIAPDPPEPATQKAPEWRGWKERRARRRVEGAQQAVRAAQAQLAVAEQDYRDGAWDAFYSTTRYTTNTTNAAIKPGDVVVKDTK from the coding sequence ATGGCACAGACCCTGGAAATCAGAGAAAAGGAAGACACTGCGTCCGCGGCAGTGAAGAAGACGATGGACGTGCTGGCGTGGGTCATGAACTTGCGGATCGTGCGGGCATTTCAGCGTTACGGCATGGTACGCGGTGCCTATCTTTCTGGCGGTATCGCTTATTCGGCGCTTTTTGCCATCGCCGGCGCGCTCACGATCGGCCTGACCGTCTTCTCCTATACCCTCGGCGGAAACGCGCAGCTTCGCGAGGGGCTTTTCACTTCAATCGACTCGGCTCTACCTGGCATTTTGATGACTGCCGACAACCCGAACGGTCTGCTCGACCCGGACAACCTCATAGTCGACGATCCGTTTAACATCACCACCCTCGTCGCGTTGCTGGTCTTCCTGTGGTCCTCCATCGCCCTCATGGGCGGACTTGGCATGTCGATCCAGTCGATGTTCGGCATTGTTGCGCTGCCGCGCAACCCGCTCGTGGCGAAACTGATCGACCTGTCCGGGTTCATCGTCTTGTGCCTGGGCGTGCTCACGACCACCATTTTGGTATCGATCACCCGCCTGTTTAGCGACTGGCTCTTTGGTTTCCTCGGGATCACCGGCTCGGTGGGCACATTCTTTGTGACCGTCGGCTCTTACGGCGTTGCCTTTATTATCGACGCCGCCGTGGTCATCTACCTCATTCGCGTCATGTCGGGTGTGCGCGCGCCGGCAAAAGATCTCCTTATCGGGGGAGTCGTGGCCGCGATCGGGTCTGGACTGTTGCGTTATCTTGGGACGGCAGCCGTGGGATCGGTGGCAAATAATCCGCTCCTAGCTGGTTTTGCAGCGATCGCCACCATCTTGTTGTGGATCAACTTCCTGGCGCGTCTCCTCCTGGTTGCCGCCTGCGTGACGGCGAACCCGCCTGCTCCCACCGGCCCGACGCCATCGCAGCTGGCGCACCTGGAGGAGAGCCCGAACTACGTGACCGAATCAGAGCCGGAGACCAAGCAGTGGGCGCACGATCCGCGTTCGGGCATCATCGCCCCGGACCCGCCTGAGCCGGCCACACAGAAAGCGCCCGAGTGGCGTGGATGGAAGGAGAGGCGCGCCCGGAGGCGAGTCGAGGGAGCACAGCAGGCCGTGCGTGCGGCGCAGGCACAGCTCGCGGTTGCTGAGCAAGACTATCGCGACGGTGCGTGGGACGCGTTCTATTCGACGACGCGCTACACCACCAACACCACGAACGCGGCCATCAAGCCTGGCGACGTCGTCGTTAAGGACACGAAATGA
- a CDS encoding tetrahydrofolate dehydrogenase/cyclohydrolase catalytic domain-containing protein: MILDGKATAARMKEEVARRAAALRERGVVPALGTILVGDDAGSRIYVDAKHRDCAEVGIQSLRIELPGKSTTDDVLAAVVHFNQSPAVTGFIVQLPLPPHCDTERVIEAILPEKDVDGLSPLNIGRLASTARGELPTPIACTPRGIVELGKRHGVTWEGAVVCVVGQGQTAGRPLSLLLTHEKVGATVISCHIGTRDLAAHTRVADVVVAAAGVPGLITADMVKPGAAVFDVGVTRKLDPFTGKNRIIGDVDPAVRDVAGYFAPNPGGVGPMTRATLLLNVVEAAEMA, from the coding sequence ATGATTCTCGATGGCAAGGCCACCGCGGCCCGTATGAAAGAGGAAGTGGCGCGGCGTGCGGCGGCGTTGCGCGAGCGCGGCGTCGTACCGGCGTTGGGCACAATCCTCGTGGGCGACGACGCCGGTTCGCGCATCTATGTGGATGCCAAACACCGCGACTGCGCCGAGGTCGGTATTCAGTCGCTGCGGATTGAGCTGCCAGGCAAGTCCACCACGGATGACGTGCTGGCTGCCGTTGTCCATTTCAACCAGTCCCCGGCGGTGACCGGTTTCATCGTCCAGCTTCCGCTCCCACCGCACTGCGATACCGAGCGCGTGATTGAGGCGATCTTGCCGGAAAAGGACGTCGACGGGCTCAGCCCGCTCAACATTGGCCGCCTCGCGTCGACGGCGCGCGGCGAATTGCCGACTCCGATCGCGTGCACGCCACGTGGGATTGTGGAGCTGGGCAAGCGCCATGGCGTGACGTGGGAGGGAGCCGTGGTGTGCGTTGTCGGCCAAGGCCAGACGGCCGGCCGGCCGCTTTCCCTGCTGCTCACTCACGAAAAAGTGGGAGCGACTGTCATTTCTTGCCACATCGGCACGCGTGACCTCGCCGCCCACACCCGCGTAGCCGACGTCGTCGTCGCGGCGGCCGGGGTACCGGGGCTCATCACCGCCGACATGGTCAAGCCAGGTGCCGCAGTTTTCGACGTCGGCGTCACGCGTAAGCTCGATCCGTTCACGGGTAAGAATAGGATCATCGGCGACGTCGATCCCGCGGTTCGCGACGTCGCCGGCTATTTCGCACCTAATCCGGGTGGGGTAGGGCCGATGACGCGTGCGACGCTGCTGCTCAACGTGGTCGAGGCCGCGGAGATGGCTTAG
- a CDS encoding mannose-1-phosphate guanylyltransferase: MIYAIIPAGGAGTRLWPLSRRHHPKFLTDLTGVGRTLIQQTADRLAPISRTITVVAGAAHREAVAAQLGPGANLIAEPSPRDSMAAIALAAAVIDQRFGDVVVGSFAADHLIADVAAFHDAVAAAERAAQLGYLCTIGITPDHPATGFGYIHEGAPIADTGARQVRRFVEKPDAPTAKQYLATGEYRWNAGMFVVKTSVLLGALERFEPELFAGVMTIARAYDTAERDAILAQTWPTLKKIAIDHAIAEPLADAGGVAVVPAEMGWSDVGDYASLRDVLADGTPKVAPGGSAQPVVAIESDGALIYTHTKPIAVLGMEDAVVVETADVILVTNRDHAQGVKAIVDELSRINLDEIR, encoded by the coding sequence ATGATTTACGCGATTATTCCCGCTGGCGGTGCGGGCACCCGATTGTGGCCGCTCTCGCGGCGGCATCACCCTAAGTTTCTCACGGATCTGACGGGGGTTGGTCGCACGCTTATCCAGCAAACGGCAGATCGCCTTGCCCCGATTTCGCGGACGATCACCGTGGTCGCTGGTGCGGCGCATCGTGAGGCTGTCGCCGCACAGCTGGGGCCCGGCGCGAACCTCATCGCCGAGCCCTCCCCGCGTGATTCCATGGCGGCCATCGCGCTGGCGGCGGCGGTGATTGACCAGCGCTTTGGCGACGTCGTGGTGGGCTCTTTCGCGGCCGACCACCTGATCGCCGACGTTGCGGCCTTCCACGACGCCGTCGCCGCAGCTGAGCGGGCTGCACAGCTCGGCTACCTGTGTACTATCGGCATCACCCCCGATCACCCCGCCACCGGCTTTGGCTATATCCACGAAGGGGCGCCCATCGCGGACACGGGCGCACGCCAGGTGCGGCGCTTCGTGGAAAAGCCCGACGCCCCGACCGCGAAGCAGTACTTGGCGACGGGCGAATACCGCTGGAATGCGGGAATGTTCGTTGTAAAAACATCTGTACTCCTGGGCGCACTCGAGCGCTTCGAACCCGAGCTGTTTGCTGGCGTCATGACCATCGCCCGCGCCTACGACACTGCGGAACGGGACGCGATCCTCGCACAAACGTGGCCCACGTTGAAGAAGATCGCTATCGATCACGCGATCGCTGAGCCACTTGCCGACGCCGGCGGGGTCGCCGTCGTGCCAGCGGAGATGGGATGGTCGGACGTGGGGGACTATGCCTCACTGCGCGACGTCCTCGCGGACGGCACGCCGAAGGTGGCACCCGGCGGCAGCGCCCAGCCAGTGGTTGCGATTGAGTCCGACGGCGCGCTGATTTACACGCATACAAAGCCGATTGCGGTGCTGGGGATGGAGGACGCCGTCGTCGTGGAAACGGCAGATGTGATCCTTGTCACCAATCGGGATCACGCTCAGGGCGTAAAAGCTATCGTAGACGAACTTTCGCGTATCAATCTGGACGAAATTCGTTAA
- a CDS encoding exodeoxyribonuclease III, which translates to MLVATVNVNGIRAAARKGMGEWIASTGADVLLLQEVRAPEELVADLIGDGYAIVQQASVLKGRAGVAVAVKAGYAIGRTALGLNAGLVPDESGKLAEPAVDTGRWVEVDIPELGTTFVSAYLHSGVADSEEKMAAKYAHLERVTERLGQLKSMRTPDLPHVLVAGDFNIVRTARDIKNWKPNHNKTAGVLDAEIAYLERWFGELGYVDAHRRVVGDVQGPYTWWSQRGKAFDNDAGWRIDYHMTTPALADAAIDARVDRASQYDARWSDHAPLVMTYR; encoded by the coding sequence ATGCTTGTCGCTACAGTCAACGTCAACGGAATCCGCGCGGCCGCCCGCAAGGGAATGGGGGAGTGGATCGCGTCCACAGGCGCGGATGTCCTCCTGCTCCAGGAGGTGCGTGCTCCTGAGGAGCTCGTGGCGGATCTGATCGGGGATGGGTATGCCATAGTCCAGCAAGCCTCTGTGCTGAAAGGCCGCGCCGGAGTGGCTGTAGCCGTGAAAGCGGGCTACGCGATCGGGCGCACTGCCCTTGGCCTGAACGCGGGGCTCGTGCCCGATGAGTCTGGTAAGCTCGCCGAACCGGCAGTCGATACCGGCCGCTGGGTTGAGGTGGACATCCCCGAACTGGGCACCACGTTCGTGTCGGCGTACCTGCACTCTGGCGTCGCCGATAGCGAGGAGAAAATGGCGGCCAAGTACGCCCACCTCGAGCGCGTGACCGAGCGGCTGGGGCAGCTGAAGTCCATGCGTACCCCAGATCTCCCGCACGTGCTCGTGGCCGGGGATTTCAATATTGTCCGCACCGCCCGCGACATCAAAAACTGGAAGCCAAACCATAACAAGACAGCCGGCGTCCTCGACGCCGAGATCGCCTATCTCGAGCGCTGGTTCGGCGAACTAGGCTATGTCGATGCCCACCGCCGCGTCGTCGGGGACGTGCAAGGACCCTACACGTGGTGGTCCCAGCGGGGCAAGGCCTTCGATAACGACGCCGGATGGCGCATCGACTACCACATGACCACCCCCGCACTTGCAGATGCGGCCATCGATGCCCGCGTGGATCGCGCGAGCCAATACGACGCCCGGTGGTCGGATCACGCGCCGCTGGTGATGACCTACCGATAG